AACATATAGAAGATGCTTCTTTTTTTATTGCCTATAATAAAAAGAAAAAAGACCTGGATAATCTTTTGGAAGAATGGGAAGCGATTCAGATGGAAATTGAAAATACCTAGAGATACAGCCGGAACTTGTTTCCGGCTTTTTTATAGCTTTTCGTGAAAATCCTGTGATGTAATACCAATTCGTTCTGAATGCTCAATCGCCTCCTTGCTGTTCCTGAAATAACAGGTGTCAACTCCCATACTTTCCATATTTGCCATAGCTTCAATGGCTTTGCTCTTTTTATTTTTGCCTGTTTGCCTGATGTAGACCGCTTTGACAGTAACCGGAAAAATCTTGCAGATATCTTCATATAAAAACGGGTCATGTTGCGAATCGTCTCCCAACAATACATATTTCAGATGGGGATAAAATTCCAGAATATGCTTGATTTTTTCGAATTTGTGGTCGTGATTGCCCCTGCCGGTAAGAAAAAAATCAGTAAGGCTGGTTTTGATGTCTTTTAAAAGCAATACAGCTTTAGGGAGACCGTGTAGTTCCGTGAATTGGGTAATGAATCTGTAGAGGTTCCATTCGCTGCTGGAAACATAAAAAAAAGCATTTTTCTCCGCATCACTGTTTCTGCCGGCAGAACTCAAAGCCTGATAATGGGGTACAACATCTTCAAATATTTTTCGGTCATTGACGTTCCTGAAAAGAAGTATGTACAGTTTTTTGAAAGGATTTCGGGTATGGGAAACCAAAAAGGTATCATCAATATCCGATATGAATCCCCAGTTGCCCTCATGAGGGCGTATATAGCTGCCTTTGCTCGAAATTTCTTTACTATTATGGTAAGTGCTGACTTTATATTCGTTCCAGCCATAAGCCAGATCCCTTGACAACGGGATGCAAAATTTGAAATAGCCATCATCCAGGCTTTTCGTGTGGATTTTCATGCCCTGGTGTTCCAGATAAATCGAAGCAT
This portion of the Flavobacterium lindanitolerans genome encodes:
- a CDS encoding App1 family protein, with amino-acid sequence MKPILKLYRGYANDQELIVMGHIFRPTTKEDYDFQKKNFKNAKSVIRMFRIKTQKNASIYLEHQGMKIHTKSLDDGYFKFCIPLSRDLAYGWNEYKVSTYHNSKEISSKGSYIRPHEGNWGFISDIDDTFLVSHTRNPFKKLYILLFRNVNDRKIFEDVVPHYQALSSAGRNSDAEKNAFFYVSSSEWNLYRFITQFTELHGLPKAVLLLKDIKTSLTDFFLTGRGNHDHKFEKIKHILEFYPHLKYVLLGDDSQHDPFLYEDICKIFPVTVKAVYIRQTGKNKKSKAIEAMANMESMGVDTCYFRNSKEAIEHSERIGITSQDFHEKL